In a genomic window of Neisseria flavescens:
- a CDS encoding DUF2185 domain-containing protein — MNKFAQALAAALDRCIVTNTVAEQGEPVGFLYREAPVFENDSGWRIFSGDETDEYTDNPDNFSIVSLSAITADNPDIAPLLTQAEGSAWELNEDGEFQAVADWQPQE, encoded by the coding sequence ATGAACAAATTTGCCCAAGCATTGGCCGCAGCGCTCGACCGCTGCATCGTCACCAACACCGTCGCCGAACAAGGCGAGCCCGTCGGCTTCCTCTACCGCGAAGCCCCCGTATTTGAAAACGACAGCGGCTGGCGTATTTTCAGCGGCGACGAAACCGACGAATACACCGATAATCCCGACAACTTCAGCATTGTCAGCCTCTCCGCCATTACCGCAGACAATCCCGACATCGCGCCCCTGCTGACTCAGGCAGAAGGCAGTGCGTGGGAATTGAACGAAGACGGCGAGTTCCAAGCCGTTGCCGATTGGCAGCCGCAAGAATAA